One Rhizobiales bacterium GAS188 DNA window includes the following coding sequences:
- a CDS encoding microcin C transport system permease protein, with amino-acid sequence MLGYIARRILLMIPTLFGIMLIAFTIVQFAPGGPVERILAQLQGNDSGASRLSGGGSDFAGAARGQATGPSSYRGAQGIDPEFVAQLNKQFGFDKPAHERFAKMLYDYLRFDFGKSYFRDTSVLQLIKEKLPVSMTLGLWMLVLTYGISVPLGVAKAVRDGTPFDTWTSAVVIIGYAIPGFLFAILLIVLLAGGSFFQIFPLRGLTSENFADLSWPQKVLDYLWHIVLPITSMALGAFATTTLLVKNSFLDEIRKQYVLTARMKGLTQRRVLYGHVFRNAMLIVIAGFPGAVVHAFFAGALLIETIFSLDGLGLLSYESVVNRDYPVVFANLFIFSLVSLIVGLISDLTYTWVDPRIDFETRET; translated from the coding sequence ATGTTAGGCTATATCGCTCGACGCATCCTGTTGATGATCCCAACGCTCTTCGGGATCATGCTGATCGCCTTCACCATCGTGCAATTCGCCCCAGGCGGTCCGGTCGAGCGCATCCTCGCTCAGCTCCAGGGCAATGATTCTGGCGCTTCGCGTCTTTCGGGTGGCGGCAGCGATTTCGCAGGCGCCGCTCGCGGCCAGGCCACCGGCCCATCGAGCTATCGCGGCGCGCAGGGCATCGATCCCGAATTCGTGGCGCAGCTGAACAAGCAATTCGGTTTCGACAAGCCGGCGCACGAGCGCTTCGCGAAGATGCTCTACGACTATCTGCGCTTCGATTTCGGCAAGAGCTATTTCCGCGACACGTCGGTGCTGCAGCTGATCAAGGAAAAACTGCCGGTCTCGATGACGCTGGGATTGTGGATGCTGGTCCTGACCTATGGCATCTCGGTCCCGCTCGGCGTCGCGAAGGCCGTGCGCGACGGTACGCCCTTCGACACCTGGACCTCGGCCGTGGTCATCATCGGCTATGCGATACCGGGCTTCCTGTTCGCCATCCTCTTGATCGTGCTGCTCGCCGGCGGCTCCTTTTTTCAGATCTTCCCGCTGCGCGGCCTCACTTCGGAGAATTTCGCCGACCTCTCCTGGCCGCAGAAGGTTCTCGACTATCTGTGGCACATCGTCTTGCCGATCACCTCGATGGCGCTCGGCGCCTTCGCCACCACGACCTTGCTGGTCAAGAACTCCTTCCTCGACGAGATCCGCAAGCAATATGTGCTCACCGCCCGCATGAAGGGGCTGACACAACGTCGCGTGCTTTATGGCCATGTGTTCCGCAACGCCATGCTGATCGTCATCGCGGGCTTCCCGGGCGCGGTGGTGCATGCCTTCTTCGCCGGCGCTCTCCTCATCGAGACCATCTTTTCGCTCGATGGGCTCGGCCTTCTCTCCTATGAATCGGTCGTCAACCGCGACTATCCGGTGGTGTTCGCCAATCTCTTCATCTTCTCGCTCGTCAGCCTGATCGTCGGCCTGATCTCGGATTTGACCTATACCTGGGTCGATCCGCGCATCGACTTCGAGACGCGGGAGACGTGA
- a CDS encoding prephenate dehydratase has translation MTAKTVSNTIISYQGERGANSHIACQEVHPDWEPLPCPTFEDAFAALADGPASLAMIPIENSVAGRVADIHHLLPRSGLHIVGEYFLPIRFQLCAPKGASLATVKDVYSHVHALGQCRKIIRKLGLRAHVAADTAGSAREVAEWNDAGKASLATSLAAEIYGLDILMHDVEDEKHNTTRFIILSKEDKRAPAGNGQTVTSFIFRVRNLPAALYKALGGFATNGVNMTKLESYMVEGQFFATMFYAEVDGHPHDLPLKRALEELDFFSREFRILGVYPAHPFRDTFKEMRDNGK, from the coding sequence GTGACCGCGAAGACCGTCTCGAACACCATCATCTCATATCAGGGAGAGCGCGGCGCGAACTCCCATATCGCGTGCCAGGAAGTCCACCCCGATTGGGAGCCCTTGCCCTGCCCGACCTTCGAGGACGCCTTCGCGGCGCTCGCCGATGGGCCGGCTTCGCTCGCCATGATCCCGATCGAGAATTCGGTCGCCGGCCGCGTCGCCGACATCCACCATCTGCTGCCGCGCTCGGGGCTGCACATCGTCGGCGAGTATTTCCTGCCGATCCGCTTCCAGCTCTGCGCGCCCAAGGGGGCCAGCCTCGCGACCGTCAAGGACGTCTACAGCCATGTCCATGCGCTCGGCCAATGCCGCAAGATCATCCGCAAGCTCGGCTTGCGCGCCCATGTGGCGGCTGACACCGCGGGCTCGGCCCGCGAGGTCGCCGAGTGGAACGACGCCGGCAAGGCCTCGCTCGCGACCAGCCTCGCGGCCGAGATCTATGGTCTCGACATCCTCATGCACGATGTCGAGGACGAGAAGCACAACACCACCCGCTTCATCATCCTGTCGAAGGAAGATAAGCGCGCGCCCGCGGGCAACGGCCAGACGGTGACGAGTTTCATTTTCCGCGTGCGCAACCTGCCCGCCGCGCTCTACAAGGCGCTCGGCGGCTTCGCGACCAACGGCGTCAACATGACCAAGCTCGAGAGCTACATGGTGGAGGGACAGTTCTTCGCCACCATGTTCTATGCCGAGGTGGACGGCCATCCGCATGACCTGCCCCTGAAGCGCGCCCTCGAGGAGCTGGATTTCTTCTCGCGCGAGTTCCGCATTCTCGGCGTCTATCCGGCCCATCCCTTCCGCGACACGTTCAAGGAGATGCGCGACAACGGCAAATGA
- a CDS encoding cytochrome c, translating into MDSFEFNKIAGAVLGTLLFVMALSVVSGGLFTPAKPAIPGYDLPSAVVEGAGTAAAEPAVPLPVLLAKADPAAGQRRAAICSTCHSFGKGEASKPTGPNLWGVVGRAHAADKDFEYSTANKEMGAKGEKWTYDAIFTFIKNPKADMPGTKMTFIGMPKAEDRAAVLAYLRTLSDDPVPLPQVTAEAQPAAGDGKPAEPPKK; encoded by the coding sequence ATGGATTCCTTCGAATTCAACAAGATTGCGGGGGCCGTGCTCGGCACCCTCCTCTTTGTGATGGCGCTGAGCGTCGTTTCGGGCGGCCTGTTCACTCCCGCGAAGCCCGCCATTCCGGGCTACGACCTGCCGTCGGCGGTGGTCGAGGGGGCAGGCACTGCGGCCGCCGAACCGGCCGTGCCGCTTCCGGTGCTGCTCGCCAAGGCCGATCCGGCCGCTGGCCAGAGGAGGGCCGCCATCTGCTCGACCTGCCATTCCTTCGGCAAGGGTGAGGCCTCGAAGCCCACCGGCCCGAATCTGTGGGGTGTGGTCGGGCGCGCGCATGCGGCCGACAAGGATTTCGAATACTCGACCGCGAACAAGGAAATGGGCGCCAAGGGCGAGAAATGGACCTATGACGCCATCTTCACCTTCATCAAGAACCCGAAGGCTGATATGCCCGGCACGAAGATGACCTTCATCGGCATGCCCAAAGCCGAGGACCGCGCCGCCGTCTTGGCTTATCTGCGCACCCTTTCGGACGATCCCGTGCCGCTGCCCCAGGTGACCGCCGAGGCGCAGCCCGCAGCCGGCGACGGGAAACCGGCGGAGCCCCCGAAGAAGTGA
- a CDS encoding 2'-5' RNA ligase — translation MRRRLHPDDLDKTTEHTMPRLFTGLEIPSGVSMALSSLRGGLVGARWIDAANYHVTLRFAGDIDGRTADDFAHGLDGVRPRSIELTLDALDVFGGAKPRALVALVRPTPQLAALQAEHESIARRAGMPPETRKFTPHVTLARLRGTPAEAAAFFIASMGRFPVQRFSVPRFALFSSRASVGGGPYVVEAAYPLA, via the coding sequence ATGAGGCGGCGACTTCATCCCGACGATTTAGACAAGACAACCGAACACACCATGCCCCGCCTGTTCACCGGCCTCGAAATTCCCAGTGGCGTCTCCATGGCGCTCTCCTCGCTGCGCGGCGGGCTCGTCGGAGCCCGCTGGATCGATGCGGCGAATTACCATGTCACCTTGCGTTTCGCGGGCGATATCGACGGGCGCACGGCGGATGATTTCGCACACGGCCTCGACGGGGTCCGCCCGCGCAGCATCGAGCTGACGCTCGATGCCCTCGACGTCTTCGGTGGCGCCAAGCCGCGCGCTCTGGTGGCGCTGGTGCGCCCGACGCCGCAGCTCGCGGCGCTGCAGGCCGAGCATGAGAGCATCGCGCGCCGTGCCGGCATGCCGCCCGAGACGCGCAAATTCACGCCGCATGTGACGCTGGCACGCCTGCGCGGCACGCCTGCGGAAGCGGCCGCCTTCTTCATCGCCTCGATGGGACGCTTCCCGGTGCAGCGCTTCAGCGTGCCACGCTTCGCCCTGTTCTCGTCGCGAGCCTCGGTCGGCGGCGGGCCTTACGTGGTCGAGGCCGCCTATCCGCTGGCGTGA
- a CDS encoding Putative signal transducing protein produces the protein MIEILRTNDAVALSLAEALLQSAGIDCFVADRHMSAVEGSIGAFQRRLLVDRDVEIKARRTLTEGGLGPYLRESPV, from the coding sequence ATGATCGAGATTTTGCGCACCAATGACGCCGTCGCGCTGTCGCTTGCCGAGGCGCTGTTGCAGAGTGCCGGCATCGACTGCTTCGTCGCCGATCGCCATATGAGCGCGGTCGAAGGCTCGATCGGCGCTTTCCAGCGCCGCCTGCTCGTGGATCGGGACGTCGAAATCAAGGCCCGCAGAACCCTCACGGAAGGTGGTCTCGGCCCCTATCTGCGCGAAAGTCCAGTGTGA
- a CDS encoding octaprenyl-diphosphate synthase — translation MNLAVPVQTATPSATGVAPLAGLVARDLARVNELILSRTGSEVALIPEVANHLISSGGKRLRPMLTLAMAILNGHGGDAHVKLAASVEFMHTATLLHDDVVDESDLRRGRKSARIVWGNQASVLVGDFLLGQAFRMMVEAGFMDALDILSSAASVIAEGEVMQLATAKNLATDEKAYLAVTAAKTAELFAAACEVGPTIAGRGAAERRACRAFGMALGQAFQLIDDALDYGGKADEIGKNVGDDFREGKITLPVIIAFARADAEERGFWRRVMEAGELRDGDLECAIAHLRRHGAIEATIARARRFAEEAHQALSIYPDSEMRRALAEAVDFAVERNR, via the coding sequence TTGAACCTTGCTGTTCCGGTCCAAACAGCCACGCCATCGGCCACGGGCGTCGCGCCGCTCGCCGGGCTGGTGGCGCGCGATCTCGCCAGGGTCAACGAGCTGATCTTGTCGCGCACCGGCTCCGAGGTGGCGCTGATCCCCGAGGTCGCGAACCACCTGATCAGCTCCGGCGGCAAGCGGCTGCGCCCGATGCTGACGCTCGCCATGGCCATCCTCAACGGCCATGGCGGCGACGCCCATGTCAAACTCGCCGCGAGCGTCGAGTTCATGCACACGGCCACCCTCCTCCATGACGATGTGGTGGATGAGAGCGATCTGCGACGCGGGCGCAAGAGCGCCCGCATCGTCTGGGGCAACCAGGCGAGCGTGCTCGTCGGCGATTTCCTCCTGGGCCAGGCCTTCCGCATGATGGTCGAGGCGGGTTTCATGGATGCGCTCGACATTCTCTCGAGTGCCGCATCCGTGATCGCCGAGGGCGAGGTGATGCAGCTCGCCACGGCCAAGAATCTGGCGACCGACGAGAAGGCCTACCTCGCCGTCACCGCGGCCAAGACGGCCGAGCTGTTCGCCGCGGCCTGCGAGGTCGGACCGACCATTGCCGGGCGCGGCGCCGCCGAGCGGCGCGCCTGCCGCGCCTTCGGCATGGCGCTCGGCCAGGCTTTCCAGCTGATCGACGATGCGCTCGACTATGGCGGCAAGGCGGACGAGATCGGCAAGAATGTCGGCGACGACTTCCGCGAGGGCAAGATCACGCTGCCGGTCATCATCGCCTTCGCGCGGGCCGATGCCGAGGAACGCGGCTTCTGGCGCCGCGTCATGGAGGCGGGCGAGCTCCGCGACGGCGATCTCGAATGCGCCATCGCGCATCTACGCCGGCACGGCGCCATCGAGGCGACGATCGCACGGGCCCGCCGCTTCGCCGAGGAGGCCCATCAGGCCTTGTCGATCTATCCCGACAGCGAAATGCGCCGCGCGCTCGCCGAAGCCGTCGACTTCGCGGTCGAGCGCAACCGCTAG
- a CDS encoding glycyl-tRNA synthetase beta chain, with the protein MPDLLLELFCEEIPARMQRRAAEDLQRLVTNALVERGLLYEGAVAFVTPRRLTLHVAGLPIKGADTAEERRGPRVGAPEGALQGFLKSAGLTDIGQAQIVKDAKKGEFYTARIEKPGQATIAAIAEIVPAVVAGFPWPKSMRFGPQSIATDSLRWVRPLRSLLCTFGPETEDPEVVRFEIGGIASGDVTFGHRVMGPNAPIKVRRLEDYTASLEKAKVVLDAARRRDIILHDAKDLAFAAGLELVEDEALLDEVSGLVEWPVVLTGAFEQDFLAIPPEVIRATIRANQKCFVLRDAQGKLANRFILVANLEASDGGAAIIAGNQRVVRARLSDAKYFWETDQKPLPDYADKAAKPLDQRLAKLEALDIVFHEKLGTQYQRILRIAALAKELAEATGADPALAERAAMLAKADLVTEMVGEFPELQGLMGRYYAALQGEHPSVAAAVEEHYKPLGPSDRVPSDPVSVAVALADKLDTLAGFWAIDEKPTGSKDPYALRRAALGVIRLLTENGVRLPLAPLLRHHFATLGEGRSLVDTAGAKVADLLSFFADRLKVLLREQGARHDLVDAVFALPGQDDLLMVVRRVEALGQFLDTENGKNLLAGYRRAANILRIEEKKDGVSYDAAPDPHVLEARGLPEEKTLAHVLEAAANHAREHVLKEDFVAAMASLAELRPAVDAFFDKVTVNDPDAALRVNRLKLLSGLRRGVHEVADFSRIEG; encoded by the coding sequence ATGCCTGATTTGTTGCTTGAACTCTTCTGCGAGGAGATCCCGGCCCGCATGCAGCGGCGTGCCGCCGAGGATCTGCAGCGTCTCGTCACCAACGCGCTGGTCGAGCGCGGCCTCCTTTATGAGGGCGCTGTGGCGTTCGTGACGCCGCGGCGGCTGACGCTGCATGTCGCGGGCCTGCCGATCAAGGGGGCCGACACCGCCGAAGAGCGGCGCGGCCCGCGCGTCGGTGCGCCCGAGGGCGCCCTGCAAGGCTTCCTCAAGAGCGCCGGCCTCACCGATATCGGGCAGGCCCAGATCGTCAAGGACGCGAAGAAGGGCGAGTTCTACACGGCACGTATCGAGAAACCCGGCCAGGCGACCATCGCGGCCATCGCCGAGATCGTGCCGGCCGTGGTGGCCGGCTTTCCCTGGCCGAAATCGATGCGCTTCGGGCCGCAATCGATCGCGACCGATTCGCTGCGCTGGGTGCGCCCCTTGCGCTCACTGCTGTGCACCTTCGGGCCGGAGACCGAGGATCCGGAAGTGGTGCGCTTCGAGATCGGCGGCATCGCCTCGGGCGACGTCACTTTCGGCCACCGTGTGATGGGGCCGAACGCTCCGATCAAGGTGCGCCGGCTCGAGGACTACACGGCAAGCCTCGAGAAGGCGAAGGTCGTGCTCGACGCCGCGAGGCGACGCGACATCATCCTGCACGACGCCAAGGACCTTGCTTTCGCGGCGGGGCTCGAGCTGGTCGAGGACGAGGCGCTGCTCGACGAGGTCTCGGGCCTCGTCGAATGGCCGGTGGTGCTGACCGGCGCTTTCGAACAGGATTTCCTCGCCATCCCGCCGGAGGTGATCCGGGCCACCATCCGCGCCAACCAGAAATGCTTCGTGCTGCGCGACGCGCAAGGCAAGCTCGCCAACCGCTTCATCCTCGTCGCCAATCTCGAGGCGAGCGATGGCGGCGCAGCGATCATCGCCGGCAATCAGCGCGTGGTGCGCGCCAGGCTCTCGGACGCCAAATATTTCTGGGAGACGGATCAGAAGCCGCTGCCGGATTATGCGGACAAGGCCGCGAAGCCGCTCGACCAGCGCCTGGCGAAGCTCGAGGCCCTCGACATCGTCTTCCACGAGAAGCTCGGCACGCAATATCAGCGCATCCTGCGCATCGCCGCGCTGGCCAAGGAGCTTGCCGAGGCCACAGGCGCCGACCCTGCGCTCGCCGAGCGCGCCGCCATGCTGGCCAAGGCCGATCTGGTCACCGAGATGGTCGGCGAATTCCCCGAATTGCAGGGGCTGATGGGGCGCTATTACGCCGCGCTGCAGGGCGAGCATCCATCCGTCGCCGCCGCGGTCGAAGAGCATTACAAGCCGCTCGGCCCCTCCGATCGCGTGCCGAGCGATCCTGTCAGCGTCGCGGTGGCGCTTGCCGACAAGCTCGATACGCTCGCCGGCTTCTGGGCGATCGACGAGAAGCCGACTGGCTCGAAGGACCCCTACGCCTTGCGCAGGGCGGCGCTGGGGGTGATCCGGCTGCTCACCGAGAATGGCGTGCGATTGCCGCTCGCCCCCTTGCTGCGGCACCATTTCGCGACGCTCGGCGAAGGCCGCAGCCTAGTGGACACTGCCGGTGCCAAGGTCGCGGACCTCCTGTCCTTCTTCGCCGATCGTCTGAAGGTGCTGCTGCGCGAGCAGGGGGCAAGGCATGACCTCGTCGATGCGGTCTTCGCCCTACCGGGCCAGGATGACCTGCTGATGGTCGTCCGGCGGGTCGAGGCCTTGGGACAATTCCTCGACACCGAGAACGGCAAGAACCTGCTCGCCGGCTATCGGCGCGCCGCCAATATCCTGCGTATCGAGGAGAAGAAGGACGGCGTGTCCTATGATGCGGCGCCCGACCCGCATGTGCTCGAGGCACGCGGCCTGCCCGAGGAGAAGACGCTCGCCCATGTGCTCGAGGCCGCCGCGAACCATGCCCGCGAGCATGTGCTGAAGGAGGATTTCGTTGCCGCCATGGCGTCCCTCGCCGAGCTGCGGCCGGCGGTCGATGCCTTCTTCGACAAGGTGACGGTCAACGACCCCGATGCGGCGCTGCGCGTGAACCGTCTCAAGCTGCTCTCCGGCCTGCGCCGCGGCGTGCACGAGGTCGCGGATTTCTCCAGGATCGAAGGCTGA
- a CDS encoding 3-deoxy-manno-octulosonate cytidylyltransferase (CMP-KDO synthetase) produces MPDPIILIPSRLAATRLPNKPLALIAGEPMIVHVWRRACESRIGEVVVATDSEEIAAATRAAGGRAVMTRADHVNGSSRIFEALCEIDPQRRHDVIVNVQGDLPTIDPRVISASVEPLADASVDIATLACVITREEERNDPSVVKAIGSQLTPTRFRALYFTRATAPTGPGPLLHHIGLYAYRRAALERYVALPPSPLEMRERLEQLRAVEAGMRIDIMLVDDVPLGVDTAHDLERARSILERAVAAPGDRL; encoded by the coding sequence ATGCCCGACCCCATCATCCTCATTCCATCACGGCTCGCGGCCACCCGCCTGCCGAACAAGCCCCTCGCCCTGATCGCGGGCGAGCCGATGATCGTGCATGTCTGGCGGCGCGCCTGCGAATCTCGGATCGGGGAGGTCGTGGTCGCGACTGATAGCGAGGAGATTGCCGCAGCCACCCGGGCGGCCGGCGGCAGGGCGGTGATGACGCGGGCCGACCATGTCAACGGCTCCTCGCGCATCTTCGAGGCGCTCTGCGAGATCGATCCGCAGCGGCGCCATGACGTGATCGTCAATGTGCAGGGCGACTTGCCGACCATCGATCCGCGCGTGATCTCGGCCTCGGTCGAGCCGCTCGCCGACGCCTCGGTCGATATCGCGACGCTCGCCTGCGTCATCACCCGCGAGGAGGAGCGCAACGACCCTTCGGTCGTCAAGGCGATCGGCTCGCAACTGACGCCGACCCGCTTCCGGGCGCTCTATTTCACCCGCGCTACGGCGCCGACCGGGCCGGGGCCGCTGCTGCACCATATCGGCCTTTACGCCTATCGCCGCGCGGCGCTCGAACGCTATGTGGCGCTGCCGCCTTCGCCGCTCGAGATGCGCGAACGGCTCGAGCAGCTGCGCGCCGTCGAGGCCGGCATGCGCATCGACATCATGCTGGTCGACGACGTGCCTCTCGGTGTCGACACCGCCCACGACCTCGAACGCGCCCGCTCTATCCTGGAGAGAGCGGTTGCGGCCCCCGGAGACAGATTGTGA
- a CDS encoding microcin C transport system substrate-binding protein produces MTFAPKRPLVLTRRGVGRLAMALAAARLPGMALAAEEEAETHGLSAFGDLAMPPDFKRFSYVNPDAPKGGTLVIQLRAAGGNQNFDTFNTLNVHTFKGDGAAGMDATFDTLMSGGGDEPDSLYGLVARAVRVSADKLTYRFLLRPEARFSDGTRLTARDVAFSLMILKTKGHPSERAVLTQFLSAEAEGDDVVAVRLSDKRSRDLHLVVASLPIFSATYWSTRDYEASTLDPPLGSGAYKVGRFEQGRFIEFERVPDYWAKDLPVNVGTNNFDRIRYEYYRDRQVAFEAFKAGKINFNEEYTSRIWATQYDFPAVRDGRVKKEELPSGAPVGSQGWYFNLRRAMFRDPRIREAIGLVFDFEWTNKNIMYSAYKRTTSFFENSDMKAVGKPGPEELALLEPWKGKIPDECFGEPYLPPVSDGSGSDRNLLRQADQLLQQAGCKRDGSLLKLPSGQPFEIEFLDFQAALQPHTEPFQANLKRLGISCRSRIVDAAQYHSRMDQFDFDVASMALGGSRTPGDVLRIVYGSEAATTPGSRNIAGIADPAIDAVIDKIANAKTRAELNIACRVLDRMLRAGRYWVPMWYKNQSLIAYWDIFARPQTQPKYGTGAPDTWWVDPKKAAKVGLNP; encoded by the coding sequence ATGACATTCGCGCCGAAGCGGCCATTGGTCCTCACGAGACGCGGTGTCGGGCGCTTGGCGATGGCATTGGCGGCGGCGCGACTGCCAGGCATGGCCCTGGCGGCGGAAGAGGAAGCCGAGACGCATGGCCTGTCCGCCTTCGGCGATCTCGCCATGCCGCCCGATTTCAAGCGTTTCAGCTATGTGAACCCCGACGCGCCCAAAGGCGGCACCCTGGTGATCCAGTTGCGCGCCGCGGGCGGCAACCAGAATTTCGATACCTTCAACACACTGAACGTCCATACCTTCAAGGGCGACGGTGCGGCCGGCATGGATGCGACCTTCGACACCTTGATGAGCGGTGGCGGAGATGAGCCCGATTCGCTCTACGGGCTCGTGGCGCGTGCCGTGCGGGTTTCGGCCGACAAGCTCACCTATCGCTTTCTGCTGCGGCCGGAAGCGCGGTTTTCCGACGGCACGCGCCTGACGGCACGCGATGTCGCCTTCTCGCTGATGATCCTCAAGACCAAGGGCCATCCCTCCGAGCGCGCCGTCTTGACCCAATTCCTGTCGGCCGAGGCCGAGGGCGACGATGTCGTGGCCGTGCGCCTCTCCGACAAGCGCAGCCGCGACCTGCATCTCGTCGTCGCCTCGCTGCCGATCTTCTCGGCGACCTATTGGAGCACGCGCGATTACGAAGCCTCGACGCTCGACCCGCCGCTGGGCTCTGGCGCCTACAAGGTGGGGCGCTTCGAGCAGGGCCGCTTCATCGAATTCGAGCGCGTGCCCGATTATTGGGCCAAGGATTTGCCCGTGAATGTCGGGACCAATAATTTCGATCGCATCCGCTACGAATATTATCGCGACCGGCAAGTGGCTTTCGAGGCTTTCAAGGCCGGCAAGATCAATTTCAACGAGGAATACACTTCGCGCATCTGGGCCACGCAATATGACTTTCCGGCGGTGCGCGACGGGCGCGTCAAGAAGGAGGAGCTGCCGAGCGGCGCGCCGGTCGGCTCGCAAGGATGGTATTTCAATTTGAGGCGCGCGATGTTCCGCGATCCGCGCATCCGCGAGGCGATCGGCCTCGTCTTCGACTTCGAGTGGACCAACAAGAATATCATGTATTCCGCCTATAAGCGGACCACTTCCTTCTTCGAGAACTCCGACATGAAGGCCGTCGGCAAGCCGGGGCCCGAGGAGCTGGCCTTGCTGGAACCCTGGAAGGGCAAGATTCCCGACGAGTGCTTCGGCGAGCCCTATCTGCCGCCGGTCTCGGACGGCTCGGGCTCGGACCGCAATCTGCTGCGCCAGGCCGACCAATTGCTGCAGCAAGCCGGATGCAAGCGCGACGGCAGCCTCCTCAAGCTGCCGTCAGGCCAGCCATTCGAGATCGAGTTCCTCGACTTCCAGGCGGCCTTGCAGCCGCATACCGAGCCCTTCCAGGCCAATCTGAAGCGGCTCGGCATCAGCTGCCGTTCACGCATCGTCGATGCCGCGCAATATCATTCGCGCATGGATCAGTTCGATTTCGACGTCGCCAGCATGGCGCTCGGCGGCTCGCGCACGCCAGGCGACGTCTTGCGGATCGTCTATGGCTCGGAGGCGGCGACGACACCGGGTTCGCGCAACATCGCCGGAATCGCCGACCCCGCCATCGATGCTGTGATCGACAAGATCGCCAATGCGAAGACACGCGCGGAGCTCAACATCGCCTGCCGCGTGCTCGACCGCATGTTGCGGGCCGGCCGCTACTGGGTGCCCATGTGGTATAAGAACCAGAGCCTGATCGCCTATTGGGACATCTTCGCCCGTCCGCAAACCCAACCGAAATACGGCACGGGCGCGCCTGACACCTGGTGGGTCGATCCGAAGAAGGCAGCCAAGGTCGGCCTCAACCCGTGA
- a CDS encoding tRNA1(Val) A37 N6-methylase TrmN6 — MNGSATGTPVDATGFLGGRLILRQPRGGHRAGTDAALVVAAARPYAKGRVADLGAGVGTIGISLAVLDPTLEVTLVEIDPGLAALAGETAAANGCGERLHILTRDVRELTSKPRDFQDAPHDLVVMNPPFMDARSSRGSPHPGRALAHRMEESDLAQWIEAAAAMLKPKGSLVLIHRPDGLGAVLAALQPRFGGIALRSVHAHSRRVATRILIFARQGGRAPLVIAPPLILHEEDGKFTSLADAIHRGEAALAFQEPDAAK; from the coding sequence GTGAACGGGTCCGCGACCGGGACGCCGGTCGATGCGACAGGCTTTCTCGGGGGGCGGCTCATCCTGCGCCAGCCGCGCGGTGGGCACCGGGCCGGGACCGATGCGGCGCTCGTCGTGGCGGCGGCACGCCCCTATGCAAAGGGACGCGTAGCTGATCTCGGCGCCGGCGTCGGCACGATCGGGATATCGCTCGCCGTTCTCGATCCCACGCTCGAGGTGACGCTCGTCGAGATCGACCCTGGGCTTGCGGCTCTCGCTGGCGAGACCGCGGCCGCGAACGGCTGTGGCGAGCGCCTGCATATCCTCACGCGGGATGTGCGCGAGCTGACGAGCAAGCCTCGGGACTTCCAGGACGCACCTCACGATCTTGTGGTGATGAACCCTCCCTTCATGGATGCCCGAAGCTCGCGAGGCTCGCCCCATCCGGGACGGGCACTGGCGCATCGGATGGAGGAAAGCGACCTTGCGCAATGGATCGAAGCCGCCGCCGCGATGCTCAAGCCGAAAGGCTCATTGGTGCTGATCCATCGGCCCGACGGCCTCGGCGCCGTGTTGGCGGCATTGCAGCCGCGCTTCGGGGGCATCGCCTTGCGCTCCGTCCACGCGCATTCGCGGCGCGTGGCCACGCGCATCCTCATCTTCGCGCGCCAGGGCGGGCGGGCCCCGCTCGTCATCGCCCCGCCTCTCATCCTGCATGAAGAGGACGGCAAGTTCACGAGCCTCGCCGACGCCATTCATCGCGGCGAGGCCGCGCTCGCCTTTCAAGAGCCCGACGCGGCCAAATAG